ATAAGATGTTTTAGAATTTGATTATATCATTATTTTTTCTCAACATTGGTGATATCTTATCTTATGTTTTAGATCAAAATCCATGATTGGTCATTGTTTTTCTTCTCTTGCCTTCCAtttcttgataagttttaggtcaAACTACATGATTTATAATGCATTTTGGTATATCTTGCATAAGATGATTTTGGATTTGGTTGTGCAATTTCTTTTACTCAACATCCGTGATCTATAATACATGATGTTATATTTTGGATCAAAATCCATGATCCTTCATCGTTCCTCTTCTCTTATATGTTCTATTTCTTGATTAGTTTtagatcaaactccatgatccatcaccATTTGCCTTCTCTTGCCTTCTATTTCCTAATATTTGAACCTAAATGTCAAGGAAAAGTTTCACATTCAAATCCAAAAACATCTCATGTAAATTTAAAAAGAAACATGCCGCAATATGTTATGGTATGTTTTTAATTACAAACCATGATCCATCATTGTTTTTCTTATCTAACCTAACCTTCTATTTTTTTATTAGTTTcggatcaaactccatgatccatcatccgTTTTTCTTATCTTGCCTTCTATTTTCTTATTATGAATAACTCATATCAgtgaaaagaaactcaagaatgtacttcaaatatttttttttaaactaatgaaaaatcaaaattcaaagatttaatagaTGATTTACTGCATTAAagaatctttttttttaattttttaaattaacgTAAATACCAGTAGATTGAATAGTGAAACTATTCAAAACAAAGTCACTACAAGATAAACCATATTGAAATATATTGGTCCACACTACAAAAGATAAGGCTCATGAATAAATTAGGTCCAACAAACAGCTCTTCACAGTTTTCGATTTATTAAAAAACACTTCTAAATCAACCCGTACTGCTTAATGTGCCTATTGAGGAACGGGTACAGTGAATGGAATACAAGTTTGGAAATGTACGTCCCTACCATATAGTATAAGAAATCGCTCACAGTTGCACGCTACAGATCGATTGAGGAAAATATACGCCAATGTTAAACTAAAGATATTAATTTTAAGTGCGATTACCCTAACCaagattaattcattcattcattcaaaagAAGAATTTAGTTTAAAAAGTTAGACACAGAAAGAACCACCTTCACTCAGTCTCTAACCATAATCTTGGTTGAAGTAAGGTGGTGTACTGGTACGATCATACACAATAGAATGATTGGTACTGCTTGATGTAACGGGGCTGTTAACtcccaaaaatgagatttttattgtATAGGATTTGGTCTTTAAATTACCCAGTACCGAAATATTACAAAAAAATCTTAGCCCTAAAATGGATCAGCTCTTGTCTGGATTATCTAATAAAATGCGTGTAGCTCGAGATTAAGTAAACCCCGACAGGCGTGGACATCTATGTTTTCCAATGACTAAAATGTAGCATCTTGAATTTCTGAATTTCGATCTTCAAGTTTATTTGTTTTGGGCATAGCGAACGGTTGTAGGCAAATTAGGGTGCCTGTGAATGTAAATACTATTAAATACTGGTTAAAAAACATATTTGGATGGCGTAGAACCTTCAAGATTAGGGAATGTTGGCCATAATGGCACCAGAAGCTAATGTAGGAAGATTAAACAAAGCTCCACTAGAGAAATTTTATGGGTTGCAGAATCTGATTCTCAACCTCACGACAAAGTTATATTCCATGTTAATGGAAAGTTTAATGGATTAACAGTTGAGTTCAGTCACACCACCATCATTTTATATCCTAGAGGACACTTATTATGTTTCCTTTGAAAACGATATTTCTCCCACTTTGGTACTATAGAAGTCTAGCTAGGTCTGTGGGTATATAATTGTACTGTGTTGGTCTCTACGAACCAATCTCCTCTTCTTGCTCTTTTAGGGTTTCAGCCTCACATTTCCCATGATATGATGCTTGGAGCGTTTGGATTTGACATTACGCCCGTTAAAATAAGCTAAGAAATATGAAGGCATAGATAAGAGGGATCTATCGGTTACATCCTAaagaaaacaaaaaaggaaaaatcCATTTCTTTCTAGATAAAGAACATTTTGTAGTATAGATCTGGTGCTATGGATAGAAGTTTTAAGATTTAGGCCTGGGAAGATTTGTCAGGCACTTATCTGAACTCTATTATTGTGGGAAAATTCATACTCAGGTATGTACGCTATTTTGTAGGTTTTCATTGTTTAGGGTTTTTTCCCAAACATTACACAGACTTTCTTATTCGCGTCTCCATGTGAGACCTACTCTTAAATAAACTTCTTTCTATATTCGCCTCTCCATGTGAGTCCTACTCTTTCCCCAAGATAAAATAGAAATCTATTTTGTTAAAGAATTCTTTAAATCCAGTAGTTTTCAGAGAATACCAATGCTGATAAACGTAGGTGGATTGTGGGATACACCCATTCCTGTAGCTGATGAAATGCCATGTCTCCCATCACTCTACACTGATATTATTAGCACTGAAGCCTTTCCAAGCTACAATATAGAAGCTTACCAATCCCTTGAAGATTGTACATATCTTAAGAGCTTTTCTGCAGGGCAAAATCTGGAGTCAAATCTTGAATATGGTGTAAGGGCCATTGATTTTATTGAGGATCAACCAAAAGACTCCTCTGTTGAAACTATGGATAGCCAGTATGCCTTAACTCATGGGGTTTTCAATGAGTCCAAAAGAAAAAAGAGGGCTGTGGGTATTGAGATGTCTGAGAATATATTATGTGCACACACCTCTAAAGCATTGAGAGTTCGCTCATCTGCAGCTAAAGATAGGCATTGTAAAGTCAGCACTGTAAAAGGACTTCGGGACACAAGGGTGAGGTTGTCTCATTCTATAGctgttaaattttttgatttaCAGGACAGATTAGGGTATGCTCATCCCAGCAAAGCCCTAGACTGGCTTATAAGTAAAGCACAAGCTGCTATCGATGAACTGCCACAACCATCCTATGTATCCCAGTCAAACTGCACAGTGTGTAACTCTCTCTCAAGGTCCGGTAGTACTTCATTACCTACAGATCAAGTCATTTCAACCCATAATGATGGATGCTCAACAAACAGTTCAGTGGATACAAACAGATCTGGAGAAGAGGGAAATGGAACAAATTTGAGCACTTGGGACCTTATGAATTTGGGGCTTCCTAGATTTGGTTCAGATCCCAAAGATGTTATTGTCTCTCTTTCATCAACACCACCTGCAACAGGAATGCCAGTACCTCAAGCCTCACATAATGGCCAGACATGATGCTTCCAACAAGGTAAATACCTTGCCCACTTAAAAAAGACATCAAATTTTTACAATTCATGAAATTGAATCAAATAATTGTTTTTGATTAGATGGTGTGTcagtttttctgcatcaaaattttAGATCACATTCCATCCAATGCCGGGCTCTGTTGTTATTTGCCCTGATAGTTTAGGGACCGTCTTGTTTTCAACTGTGTGCATAAGCTCTTATGGGCTAACTGAGCTTATCTTTGGTAGAATGCAATTCAGAGTCTAGATCTAGAACAATTTATCTTTTGCATTAATGAGCTTATCTCTTCGTGGATTACAATTGAACTCAACACTTGTAAAAATTCTACTGTTATGCTTTAATTACCTTATATACTCGTAGAATGCAATTAATATTTACTCCTCCATTGTACTTAAGTACCGAGACTTATGCAGTTTTTTCGTTGATTGCAGAATGATTCTTCAGTGGCTTTGGCTTGTACTACACAGAGATTGAAGGCTAAAAGAATACCCGGTATGGATTTTTAAATTTTCCAGCAATATATGACAACGTATAGCGAAATAGGGTTTTTTAAACTGGAATATAAATCTCCAGCTCGCTTGGGATAAAAACAAGTAAACTGGGAAAGGTTTCACCAAAATATATTTAGTGCCCTTCTATTTAGTGCTCTTCTATTTAGTGTTTATGTGTATTTTATATCTAATTATAAACAGACAAGGGTCCATCTTCAAAAGTTAGCAGAAGATATTTTTGTGTATTCTTTACTAAATATATATCAAATTAAAGCGAGATTGAATATTTAAATGTTTGATATTATTTTTACTTTAAAGTTATAAAATGAGTTTGGATTAAATAGTTGGTATATAATGTGCATCTAGTTATTTcaagttttatatatatttttttaaataatttcaattttgattttttgagtatAATTTTTATAAGTTATGTTAAGGTTACAATAATATAAAAGAATATTGTAATTTTAGATTAagttagttttagttttttttcatAAAAGGGATAAAATTTTATTAGTCATAAAtcaaaattacaaagcaagagtagTCAGTA
This genomic stretch from Cryptomeria japonica chromosome 8, Sugi_1.0, whole genome shotgun sequence harbors:
- the LOC131067841 gene encoding transcription factor TCP12: MLINVGGLWDTPIPVADEMPCLPSLYTDIISTEAFPSYNIEAYQSLEDCTYLKSFSAGQNLESNLEYGVRAIDFIEDQPKDSSVETMDSQYALTHGVFNESKRKKRAVGIEMSENILCAHTSKALRVRSSAAKDRHCKVSTVKGLRDTRVRLSHSIAVKFFDLQDRLGYAHPSKALDWLISKAQAAIDELPQPSYVSQSNCTVCNSLSRSGSTSLPTDQVISTHNDGCSTNSSVDTNRSGEEGNGTNLSTWDLMNLGLPRFGSDPKDVIVSLSSTPPATGMPVPQASHNGQT